Proteins encoded within one genomic window of Bacillus thuringiensis:
- a CDS encoding GNAT family N-acetyltransferase, translating to MTIISIEKATIVDAEKLTEIMTRTFDEEAKRWLCGQGDVIDYNIQPPGYSSVEMMKYSIEELACYKVIMDEKIIGGIIVTISGQSYGRIDRIFVDPVYQGKGIGSNVIKLIEEEYLNIRIWDLETSSRQLNNHHFYKKMGYAIIFKSEDEYCYVKRITVESAEENLIKNKDLKNSQYENCNLANTEYYQVNLKNSAFVASNIMHMNMSNCNVSQSKFRNINFRNSSYADLNLSGSKFNLVTLGGVQFKNTSLGDEKEPILFDNYDLEGSTIHNSNLKNIEIKNCDITGMEINGIQIEKLLELYNKVKS from the coding sequence ATGACAATAATATCTATAGAAAAAGCTACTATTGTAGATGCTGAAAAGTTAACAGAAATAATGACAAGAACATTTGATGAAGAAGCAAAACGATGGCTATGTGGTCAAGGGGATGTTATTGACTATAACATCCAACCACCGGGTTATTCTTCAGTTGAAATGATGAAATATTCGATTGAAGAATTGGCTTGTTACAAAGTAATTATGGATGAAAAAATAATCGGGGGAATTATAGTTACGATTTCTGGTCAGTCATACGGTAGAATTGATCGTATTTTTGTAGATCCTGTTTATCAAGGAAAAGGAATTGGATCAAATGTTATTAAATTAATAGAAGAGGAATATCTGAACATAAGGATTTGGGATCTTGAAACATCTAGTAGACAACTTAATAATCATCATTTTTATAAAAAAATGGGCTATGCAATAATTTTTAAATCTGAAGACGAGTATTGTTATGTAAAAAGAATCACTGTAGAGTCAGCTGAAGAAAATCTAATTAAAAATAAAGATTTGAAAAATAGCCAATACGAAAACTGTAATTTAGCAAATACAGAATATTATCAAGTGAATTTGAAAAATAGTGCATTTGTTGCTAGTAATATAATGCATATGAATATGAGTAATTGTAATGTAAGTCAATCAAAGTTTAGAAATATAAATTTTAGAAATTCTTCATATGCAGATTTAAATCTTTCTGGTAGTAAATTTAATTTGGTGACATTAGGTGGAGTGCAATTCAAAAATACAAGTCTTGGCGATGAGAAGGAACCTATTTTATTTGATAATTATGATTTAGAAGGTAGTACAATACATAATAGTAATTTGAAAAATATTGAAATAAAAAATTGTGATATAACCGGTATGGAAATAAATGGGATTCAAATTGAAAAGCTACTTGAGTTATATAATAAAGTAAAAAGTTAA
- a CDS encoding GNAT family N-acetyltransferase yields MGIKVRAVEIKDARAIHRICIQDDVLPYMVFLPSMRVDAMENRIRNLASNQFEFVAEYDGEVVGFVGLTQSPGRRSHSGDLFIGVDSEYHNKGIGRALLTKMLDLADNWLMLERVELGVLETNPKAKSLYEKFGFVEEGVKIGNLRAHGKFINEIMMSRFRPDGLIVHNG; encoded by the coding sequence ATGGGGATCAAAGTTAGGGCGGTAGAAATAAAAGATGCTAGAGCAATTCACCGTATATGCATACAAGATGACGTTTTACCTTATATGGTTTTCTTACCTAGCATGCGTGTAGATGCGATGGAAAATAGAATTCGAAATTTAGCTTCAAATCAATTTGAATTTGTTGCAGAGTATGATGGGGAAGTTGTAGGATTTGTTGGATTAACCCAAAGTCCTGGACGTAGATCTCATTCGGGTGATTTGTTTATCGGGGTAGATAGTGAATATCATAATAAAGGCATTGGAAGAGCTCTTCTTACAAAAATGCTTGATTTGGCTGATAATTGGTTAATGTTAGAGAGAGTAGAACTAGGTGTTTTAGAAACGAATCCAAAAGCGAAATCGCTATATGAAAAATTCGGATTTGTAGAAGAGGGAGTAAAGATAGGAAATTTGAGGGCTCACGGAAAGTTTATTAATGAAATTATGATGAGTCGTTTTAGACCTGACGGTTTAATCGTACATAATGGATAG
- a CDS encoding DMT family transporter: MKSPILSYCILFFGVFALSTSAIFVKLADAPAAIIAFYRLFFAALILLPLLLFNKNNRYELKTLTKKQWRFGFISGIFLAAHYVLWFESLQYTSVASSTVIVTLQPLFSMIGGYFLFKEKFTKGAVIGCLIAISGSIVIGWQDFQISGEALYGDILAFIAAGIITGYFFISQHVRKDLSLIPYSVISYGSSACFLGIFAYLQHKSFIHYSTQTWMCFIGLAFIATILGQTIFNWLLKWMSATVISMSILGETIGTCILAYFMLNETISLQQGLGISVIFIGLALFLLQANSNKKA; encoded by the coding sequence TTGAAATCACCTATTCTTTCATATTGCATCTTATTTTTCGGCGTATTCGCCCTATCAACGTCAGCGATTTTTGTAAAATTGGCTGATGCTCCTGCAGCTATTATTGCTTTTTATCGATTATTTTTTGCTGCATTAATTTTGTTACCGTTATTACTATTTAATAAAAACAATCGATACGAACTAAAAACATTAACGAAAAAACAATGGAGATTCGGATTCATTTCTGGGATATTTTTAGCTGCACATTATGTACTATGGTTTGAATCGTTACAATATACTTCTGTAGCAAGTTCCACGGTTATCGTAACATTACAACCTTTATTCTCAATGATTGGTGGTTATTTTTTATTCAAGGAGAAGTTTACGAAAGGAGCGGTTATTGGTTGCCTCATCGCTATTTCAGGAAGTATCGTCATTGGATGGCAAGACTTCCAAATTAGCGGAGAAGCTTTATACGGGGATATTTTAGCGTTTATTGCGGCAGGAATTATTACCGGTTACTTTTTCATTAGTCAACATGTTCGTAAAGATTTATCACTTATACCGTATTCGGTAATTAGTTATGGAAGTAGTGCTTGTTTTCTTGGTATATTTGCTTACTTGCAACACAAATCTTTCATCCACTACTCTACACAAACTTGGATGTGCTTTATTGGATTAGCGTTTATTGCAACGATTTTAGGACAAACGATTTTTAATTGGTTATTAAAATGGATGAGTGCTACTGTAATCTCCATGAGCATTTTAGGAGAAACGATTGGAACTTGTATACTAGCGTACTTTATGTTAAATGAGACTATTTCTTTACAACAAGGACTAGGTATTTCAGTTATTTTTATTGGTTTAGCATTATTTTTATTACAAGCAAATTCCAATAAAAAAGCATGA
- a CDS encoding helix-turn-helix domain-containing protein, whose protein sequence is MIHDRLGQTVLSYRKKNNMTIREFAEYAGISTSLISQIERGHANPSLSVLELIAKALNVPLFTLFINEIDTDSLISKKKDRKKVYRENSDHIVYDVLTPDFMKARIEMLMMDLNKQANTTESHYSHKDKEEIAVVMKGEVYVELEGKEYFLEEGDVVRIPPNVKHRFLNKSDELNHILFVLTPSLG, encoded by the coding sequence ATGATACATGATAGACTCGGACAAACTGTATTAAGCTATCGTAAGAAAAATAATATGACAATTCGCGAATTTGCTGAGTATGCAGGGATTAGTACGTCACTAATTAGCCAAATTGAAAGGGGACATGCGAATCCTTCGTTAAGTGTATTGGAATTAATAGCGAAAGCATTAAATGTCCCACTATTTACACTGTTTATTAATGAGATTGATACAGATTCACTCATTTCTAAGAAAAAAGATAGAAAGAAAGTATATCGAGAAAATAGCGATCACATAGTATACGATGTATTAACACCTGATTTTATGAAAGCACGTATTGAAATGTTAATGATGGACTTAAATAAACAAGCAAATACAACGGAAAGTCACTATTCACATAAAGATAAAGAAGAAATTGCTGTTGTAATGAAAGGAGAAGTATATGTGGAGTTAGAAGGAAAAGAATATTTCCTAGAAGAAGGGGATGTTGTACGTATCCCACCAAATGTGAAGCATCGCTTTTTGAATAAAAGTGATGAATTGAATCACATTTTATTCGTATTGACACCGTCTTTAGGATGA
- a CDS encoding aspartyl-phosphate phosphatase Spo0E family protein, producing the protein MELLKLEKAIEIKKEELLYLVSDYGIQHEKVLALSQEIDKLINYFMFLK; encoded by the coding sequence ATGGAATTATTAAAATTGGAAAAAGCAATTGAAATAAAGAAAGAAGAACTTTTATATTTAGTATCAGATTACGGAATTCAACATGAAAAAGTATTGGCATTAAGTCAAGAAATAGACAAATTGATTAATTACTTTATGTTTTTAAAATAG
- a CDS encoding alpha/beta fold hydrolase, whose amino-acid sequence MILYTHISGEGEPIVLLHSGGMTGLVEFDEQVAFFREKNYQVIRPDLRGHGKSGGTLENYFLRSVKDLHDTLVHLQIDRCHIAGVSLGGLVALLFAKKYPDKVRTLTFSGIFPVKRENWEESQEYEAKCHQQLMENKEVVTYMNEIHEKSDWKALLESWQVKDWYPFDETGDVANLQIPTLCIAGGDAEDEVTATTTFKQLNDNIHIAVIPFAGHLVHNDQPEIYSNILSNFLQNAQAASRI is encoded by the coding sequence ATGATATTATATACGCACATTTCAGGCGAAGGGGAACCAATTGTGCTTTTACACTCTGGTGGTATGACAGGTTTAGTAGAATTTGATGAGCAGGTAGCATTTTTTCGAGAAAAAAATTATCAAGTCATTCGTCCTGATTTAAGAGGACATGGAAAATCAGGGGGGACGTTGGAGAATTATTTCCTACGATCTGTAAAGGATTTACATGATACGTTAGTACATTTACAAATTGATAGATGTCATATAGCTGGTGTTTCACTAGGAGGATTAGTCGCTTTATTATTTGCAAAAAAATATCCAGATAAAGTGAGAACATTAACTTTTTCAGGTATTTTTCCGGTTAAGAGAGAAAATTGGGAAGAGTCTCAGGAGTATGAAGCAAAGTGTCATCAGCAATTGATGGAAAATAAAGAAGTTGTAACGTATATGAATGAAATTCATGAGAAAAGTGACTGGAAAGCATTACTTGAATCGTGGCAAGTTAAAGATTGGTACCCATTTGATGAAACAGGTGATGTAGCTAATCTTCAAATACCTACACTTTGTATTGCTGGGGGAGATGCAGAAGATGAAGTTACAGCTACTACAACGTTCAAACAATTAAACGATAATATTCATATTGCTGTTATTCCGTTTGCTGGTCATTTAGTGCATAACGATCAACCAGAAATATATTCGAATATATTGTCTAATTTCTTACAGAATGCACAAGCTGCTAGTCGAATATAA
- a CDS encoding protoporphyrinogen oxidase, whose amino-acid sequence MKTVVVIGGGITGLSTMFYLEKLKKDNNIDLNLILVEKEEYLGGKIHSVEEKDFIMESGADSIVARNEHVMPLVKDLNLEEEMVYNETGISYIYSDSTLHPIPSDTIFGIPMSVESLFSSTLVSTKGKIVALKDFITKNKEFTKDTSLAVFLESFLGKELVERQIAPVLSGVYSGKLNELTMASTLPYLLEYKNKYGSIIKGFEENKKQFQSAGNKKFVSFKNGLSTIIDRLEEVLPETVVKKGTVTTAVSKKGDRYEISFANHDSIQADYVVLATPHDIAQTLLQSNELNEQFHTFKNSSLISIYLGFDILDEQLPADGTGFIVTDNSDLHCDACTWTSRKWKHTSGKQKLLVRMFYKSTNPVYETIKNYSAEELVRVALYDIEKSLGIKGEPEVVEVTNWKDLMPKYHLEHNQAVQTLQEKMTDLYPNVYLAGASYYGVGIGACIGNGKNTANEIITTLNEPSN is encoded by the coding sequence ATGAAAACAGTTGTTGTTATCGGTGGAGGTATAACGGGACTTTCTACTATGTTTTATTTAGAAAAATTAAAAAAGGATAATAATATCGATTTAAATTTAATCCTTGTAGAAAAAGAAGAGTACTTAGGGGGTAAAATCCATAGTGTAGAAGAAAAGGATTTTATTATGGAATCAGGAGCGGATTCTATCGTTGCTCGTAATGAACATGTTATGCCGCTTGTAAAAGATTTGAATTTAGAAGAAGAAATGGTATATAACGAAACGGGTATTTCTTACATATATTCTGATAGTACTTTACACCCAATTCCATCTGACACTATATTTGGGATACCGATGAGTGTGGAGTCTTTGTTTAGCAGTACGCTAGTATCAACGAAAGGGAAAATTGTTGCTTTAAAAGATTTTATAACGAAAAATAAAGAGTTTACAAAAGATACTTCGCTTGCTGTATTTTTAGAAAGCTTTTTAGGGAAAGAGTTAGTGGAAAGACAAATTGCACCTGTACTCTCAGGTGTATATTCTGGTAAATTGAATGAGCTTACGATGGCATCTACATTACCGTATTTACTGGAGTATAAAAATAAGTATGGAAGTATTATTAAAGGTTTTGAAGAGAATAAAAAACAATTTCAATCAGCAGGAAATAAAAAGTTTGTATCATTCAAAAATGGACTATCTACGATTATTGATCGTTTAGAAGAAGTACTGCCTGAGACGGTTGTTAAGAAAGGTACTGTAACGACGGCTGTAAGTAAAAAAGGTGATCGCTATGAAATTTCCTTTGCAAATCACGATTCAATCCAAGCTGATTATGTTGTTTTAGCAACTCCGCATGATATCGCCCAAACTTTATTACAGTCAAATGAGTTAAACGAGCAGTTTCATACATTTAAAAACTCATCTCTTATAAGTATTTACTTAGGATTTGACATACTAGATGAACAATTACCGGCGGACGGTACAGGATTTATCGTAACGGACAACAGTGATTTACATTGTGACGCTTGTACATGGACAAGTCGAAAGTGGAAACATACATCTGGAAAACAAAAGTTATTAGTGAGAATGTTTTATAAGAGTACCAATCCAGTATATGAAACGATTAAAAATTATAGTGCAGAAGAATTAGTACGAGTCGCTTTATATGATATTGAAAAGAGTCTCGGAATTAAAGGTGAACCAGAAGTAGTTGAAGTTACAAATTGGAAAGATTTAATGCCGAAATATCATTTAGAACATAATCAAGCGGTTCAAACATTACAAGAAAAAATGACTGATCTTTATCCGAATGTATACTTAGCTGGCGCTTCCTATTACGGTGTCGGAATTGGTGCGTGTATTGGAAATGGAAAGAACACTGCAAATGAAATAATTACAACATTAAATGAACCGTCAAATTAA
- a CDS encoding GNAT family N-acetyltransferase, which translates to MVFPILETERLRLVEIEQSYCQKIYEIFSLDEVTCYYGMNSFTEFGQASRMIESFSKNYFEKKAIRWGIVLKEANTLIGTIGLNNLQLWSKRSEIGYDLHPRYWGNGYASEAAQEIIHYGFRDLGLFRIGAITYPENVTSCKMLSKIGFQKEGLLRGYIHQGNKQHDAFLYSIVRTDVEDINL; encoded by the coding sequence ATGGTATTTCCTATATTAGAAACAGAACGTTTGCGTTTAGTAGAAATAGAACAATCTTATTGTCAAAAAATATATGAAATCTTTTCATTGGATGAGGTAACATGTTATTACGGTATGAATTCTTTTACGGAGTTTGGACAAGCTTCACGTATGATTGAATCTTTTTCGAAAAATTACTTCGAGAAAAAAGCAATACGATGGGGGATTGTGTTAAAAGAAGCAAATACTTTAATAGGTACAATTGGATTAAATAATTTACAACTATGGAGTAAACGATCTGAAATTGGATATGACTTACACCCTCGATATTGGGGCAATGGTTATGCATCAGAAGCGGCACAAGAAATTATTCATTATGGATTTCGTGATTTAGGCTTATTTAGAATTGGTGCTATTACATACCCTGAAAATGTTACTTCTTGTAAAATGTTATCTAAAATTGGTTTTCAAAAGGAAGGCCTACTACGTGGATATATTCATCAAGGAAATAAACAACATGATGCATTTTTGTATTCTATAGTTCGAACGGATGTAGAGGATATAAATTTATAA
- a CDS encoding cold-shock protein produces MYRNRKNDVAEVPPEQTPVWECEAEDCLGWMRKNFSFEEEPKCPLCKSSMKSGERLLPKLG; encoded by the coding sequence ATGTATCGCAATCGAAAGAACGATGTAGCAGAAGTACCACCAGAACAAACCCCTGTCTGGGAATGTGAAGCAGAGGATTGTTTAGGATGGATGAGAAAGAACTTTTCATTTGAAGAAGAGCCTAAATGCCCTTTATGTAAAAGTAGCATGAAAAGCGGAGAACGTTTATTACCTAAGTTAGGTTAA
- the cspD gene encoding cold-shock protein CspD translates to MTLTGKVKWFNSEKGFGFIEVADGNDVFVHFSAITGDGFKSLDEGQEVSFEVEDGNRGPQAKNVVKL, encoded by the coding sequence ATGACATTAACAGGTAAAGTAAAATGGTTTAACAGCGAAAAAGGTTTCGGTTTCATCGAAGTTGCAGACGGTAACGACGTATTCGTTCACTTCTCAGCTATCACTGGCGACGGCTTCAAGTCTCTTGACGAAGGTCAAGAAGTTAGCTTCGAAGTTGAAGACGGTAACCGTGGACCTCAAGCTAAAAACGTTGTAAAGCTATAA
- a CDS encoding CPBP family intramembrane glutamic endopeptidase: MQPNQFKIIEATKEGRRKVHPVFAVILAIVFLTLGELFMLFMLFLPKAETIIMKAIYSNIEMILTFGGAIFFVFLWIRFVEKRSFSSIGFWRDQWIRKYLSGALIGFIFISIPVMLLLLTGNVQLQMQHITPTAILGIVGSLVAFLIQGATEEIVVRGWLFPVLSVRGRIWVGIVVTSFLFGFLHLLNPGITILSISNIILVGVFAAFYVLKDSSLWGICAWHSIWNWAQYNVFGFAVSGMTMYSTPLFKPVTSGSEFLHGGSFGIEGSIITTIMLSIASIVLWKQLWGRKAKQRDFS; encoded by the coding sequence TTGCAACCTAATCAGTTTAAAATAATAGAAGCAACAAAAGAAGGAAGAAGAAAAGTTCATCCAGTATTCGCTGTTATACTTGCAATTGTATTTTTGACTTTAGGTGAATTGTTCATGTTATTTATGCTATTTTTGCCGAAAGCAGAAACAATCATTATGAAAGCGATTTATAGCAACATTGAGATGATATTAACGTTTGGTGGAGCTATATTTTTTGTTTTTTTATGGATTAGATTTGTAGAGAAAAGATCATTTTCATCCATTGGTTTTTGGAGAGATCAATGGATAAGAAAATATTTGAGTGGTGCATTAATTGGGTTTATTTTCATTTCGATACCAGTAATGCTACTTTTATTAACCGGAAATGTACAACTACAAATGCAACATATTACACCAACCGCTATACTTGGAATTGTGGGATCTTTAGTTGCTTTTTTAATACAAGGTGCAACAGAAGAAATTGTTGTTCGAGGTTGGTTATTTCCAGTTCTTTCTGTTAGAGGCCGTATATGGGTCGGTATTGTTGTAACTTCATTTTTATTTGGTTTTCTTCATTTACTAAATCCAGGTATTACAATTCTTTCGATATCGAATATAATATTAGTTGGTGTGTTTGCCGCTTTTTACGTTTTGAAAGACAGTAGTCTTTGGGGGATATGCGCATGGCATTCCATTTGGAATTGGGCACAATATAACGTATTTGGTTTTGCAGTTAGTGGAATGACAATGTATTCTACACCACTTTTTAAACCTGTAACAAGTGGATCGGAATTCCTTCATGGAGGCTCGTTCGGAATTGAAGGGAGTATCATTACAACAATAATGCTCTCTATCGCTTCAATTGTTTTATGGAAACAGTTATGGGGGAGAAAAGCGAAACAACGAGATTTTAGTTAA
- a CDS encoding AAA family ATPase produces the protein MGIIAFEGASAVGKSTTCRELEKNYGAYIIPEVNFLFERPKNEHRTWYFEKQVERWKIAVQKSEQYELVILDGDIYQPLSYNWCFHFEIFDQPLSLIENFYKEKLIHKEIGFPDQYFYLYTNDEELRKRKESDVTKRRRNFEKHLHISKSFQRYYENLNTVTDGCCKMIDAKSVKSNELEIVNNLNSLNVCEERRFDVSRLDAITKWLKENRA, from the coding sequence ATGGGGATTATAGCGTTTGAGGGAGCAAGTGCGGTTGGTAAGAGCACAACGTGTCGTGAGTTAGAAAAGAATTATGGAGCTTATATTATACCTGAAGTGAATTTTTTATTTGAAAGACCAAAAAATGAACATAGAACATGGTATTTTGAAAAACAAGTAGAGCGCTGGAAAATAGCAGTGCAGAAGTCAGAGCAATATGAATTAGTAATACTTGATGGCGATATTTATCAGCCACTAAGTTATAATTGGTGTTTCCATTTTGAAATATTTGATCAGCCATTATCTTTAATAGAAAACTTTTATAAAGAAAAGCTGATACATAAGGAAATTGGTTTTCCTGATCAATATTTTTATTTATATACGAATGATGAGGAACTTAGAAAACGGAAAGAATCTGATGTGACAAAAAGAAGAAGAAACTTTGAAAAACATTTACATATATCAAAATCGTTTCAACGTTATTATGAAAATTTAAATACCGTTACAGACGGGTGCTGCAAAATGATTGACGCGAAAAGTGTAAAATCGAATGAATTAGAAATTGTGAATAATTTAAACAGTCTAAATGTGTGTGAAGAGAGACGTTTTGATGTTTCGAGGTTAGATGCGATTACGAAGTGGTTAAAAGAAAATCGCGCATAA
- a CDS encoding arginase family protein, which yields MSLLYSGLTFLNFDDTYLLQNKLHSYSHEDIDFTHLEHSNLYCENTSLMHIKRALNRRKNKGITFIGSGNYHYVSYLLLEEMDKPFTLILFDHHTDLNLKGANEQTLISCGSWISFSLRNNGNLKKVIIIGPSTLTIHSNDCSYVEVFPIDISHEVSIHTILSHIHTETIYVSIDKDVLDPKVTITNWDQGHMKLSRLLQFIHSLIMNKSIYGIDICGELPVYPSQLFLPKYKNAIQKNEQANLQILKTIYETNLHIQYA from the coding sequence ATGAGTTTATTGTATAGTGGTTTAACTTTTTTAAACTTTGATGATACGTATTTATTACAAAATAAACTACATTCTTATTCACATGAAGATATTGATTTTACTCATTTAGAACACTCAAATCTATATTGCGAAAACACTTCTTTAATGCATATAAAAAGAGCATTAAATCGTAGAAAGAATAAAGGGATTACTTTTATAGGCTCTGGAAATTATCATTATGTATCTTATTTACTATTAGAAGAAATGGACAAACCTTTTACCCTTATACTATTTGATCATCATACTGATCTGAACTTAAAGGGAGCGAATGAGCAGACTCTTATTTCCTGTGGATCTTGGATATCGTTTTCTCTTCGAAATAATGGTAATTTAAAGAAGGTAATCATTATTGGACCTTCTACTCTAACAATTCATTCTAATGATTGTTCATACGTAGAAGTTTTTCCGATTGATATATCACATGAAGTATCCATACATACAATACTTTCACATATTCATACAGAAACAATATATGTAAGCATTGATAAGGATGTTTTAGATCCAAAAGTTACTATTACCAATTGGGATCAAGGGCACATGAAATTATCTAGACTTTTACAATTTATTCATTCTCTAATTATGAATAAATCTATCTATGGTATTGATATTTGCGGTGAACTCCCAGTTTATCCTTCTCAACTCTTCTTACCTAAATATAAAAATGCTATTCAGAAAAATGAACAAGCAAACTTACAAATTTTAAAAACAATTTATGAAACGAACTTACATATTCAATATGCATAA
- a CDS encoding Cof-type HAD-IIB family hydrolase, whose amino-acid sequence MKKIIISDLDGTLLRSDKTISEKSINILRECKNNGYELIFATARPPRAIKQYIPSVLKSEIIICYNGALVLKGNDILYEMKISKNNILEIIEIAKKYNLHQICLEIGDKLYSNFDVTDYFGNVPCEIMDVRDLDFEEASKVIICTKGSINEEFIKELPDECKAVITDDGTLCQIMHAEVSKWNSIQYVLQHLNRDVSEVIAFGDDYNDMEMIEKCGIGIAMSNAVEELKSVAKFIAKSNDEDGVAAFLESKSYVYVN is encoded by the coding sequence ATGAAAAAAATTATTATTTCAGATCTTGATGGGACTTTATTAAGAAGTGATAAAACAATTTCAGAGAAATCTATTAATATTTTAAGGGAATGTAAAAATAATGGATACGAACTGATTTTTGCTACAGCAAGGCCTCCAAGAGCTATAAAACAGTATATTCCCAGCGTGTTAAAGAGTGAAATTATTATTTGTTATAACGGGGCTCTAGTTCTTAAAGGTAATGATATTTTATATGAAATGAAGATTTCTAAAAATAACATTTTAGAAATTATAGAAATAGCAAAAAAGTACAATCTTCATCAGATTTGTCTTGAAATAGGTGATAAGTTGTATTCAAATTTTGATGTTACTGATTATTTTGGCAATGTACCATGTGAAATAATGGATGTAAGAGATTTAGACTTTGAAGAAGCTTCAAAAGTAATTATTTGTACTAAGGGCTCAATAAACGAGGAATTCATTAAAGAATTGCCTGATGAATGCAAGGCAGTCATTACAGATGACGGAACTTTGTGTCAAATTATGCATGCAGAAGTTTCAAAATGGAATAGTATTCAATATGTTCTACAGCACTTAAATCGAGACGTATCTGAAGTAATTGCCTTTGGAGATGACTACAATGATATGGAAATGATAGAGAAGTGTGGGATTGGTATAGCGATGAGTAATGCAGTTGAGGAATTAAAGTCAGTTGCTAAATTTATTGCTAAAAGTAACGATGAGGATGGAGTTGCTGCATTTCTAGAAAGTAAAAGTTATGTTTATGTTAATTAG
- a CDS encoding PRK06770 family protein, with translation MKTLFKIIGILAGMAVIGVGVTYGMLYYLNNSKPAAKKASPAAPAVEVLADSNVKAEDAKLLENGNHSLPNSGFNKNFKWTDENIQTALHEMAHQKTKANQKWGYIFITQERIESLLDIVKSNDIVQGNTYADILERWKQGKYEKIDSDHNKIWKLQSGNLGEGKGVMSEAEQKELINQVFMQKGTYSGSQLIAGGGQTNK, from the coding sequence ATGAAAACATTATTTAAAATAATAGGTATTTTAGCTGGTATGGCAGTAATTGGCGTAGGTGTAACGTATGGTATGCTGTATTATTTGAATAATAGTAAACCAGCTGCTAAAAAGGCATCACCAGCTGCTCCGGCAGTAGAAGTACTAGCTGATAGTAATGTAAAAGCTGAAGATGCAAAGCTTTTAGAAAATGGCAATCATTCATTACCGAATAGTGGATTTAATAAAAATTTTAAATGGACAGATGAGAACATACAGACAGCATTACATGAAATGGCACATCAAAAAACGAAAGCTAATCAAAAGTGGGGCTATATTTTTATTACACAAGAACGTATTGAAAGTTTACTTGATATTGTGAAGAGTAATGATATTGTACAAGGAAATACATATGCAGACATTTTAGAGAGATGGAAACAAGGAAAATATGAAAAGATTGATTCGGATCACAATAAGATTTGGAAACTACAAAGCGGGAATTTAGGAGAAGGAAAAGGGGTAATGTCAGAAGCGGAACAAAAAGAGTTAATTAATCAAGTGTTTATGCAAAAAGGTACATATTCGGGTAGTCAATTAATTGCAGGTGGGGGACAGACTAATAAATAA